In a genomic window of Primulina huaijiensis isolate GDHJ02 chromosome 10, ASM1229523v2, whole genome shotgun sequence:
- the LOC140986381 gene encoding methylmalonate-semialdehyde dehydrogenase [acylating], mitochondrial — protein sequence MLRFSVQRVRNMRRLHHGIIGIANSQFSTAAEPSWRHGNSLRVPNLIGGSFVDSHSSDSIDVINPATQEVVSQVPLTTKDEFKSAVFAAKQAFPSWRNTPITTRQRAMLKFQDLIRKNMDKLALNITTEQGKTLKDAQGDVFRGLEVVEHVCGMATLQMGEYVSNVSNGIDTYSIREPIGVCAGICPFNFPAMIPLWMFPVAVTCGNTFVLKPSEKDPGASMILAELAMEAGLPDGVLNIVHGTNDTVNAICDDEDIRAISFVGSNTAGMHIYARASASGKRVQSNMGAKNHGIVMPDANLDATLNALVAAGFGAAGQRCMALSTVVFVGGSKLWEEKLVERAKALKVNTGTDPEADLGPVISKQAKDRVCNLVQSGVENGARLLLDGRTIKVPGYEQGNFIGPTILADVTADMECYKEEIFGPVLICMQADNIEEAIKIVNKNKYGNGAAIFTSSGFAARKFQTEIEAGQVGINVPIPVPLPFFSFTGSKASFAGDLNFYGKAGVQFYTQIKTVTQQWKDLPSGAGVSLAMPTSQKS from the exons tgagaAATATGAGGAGGTTGCATCATGGGATAATTGGAATTGCGAATTCTCAATTTTCAACTGCTGCTGAACCATCCTGGAGGCATGGGAACTCGCTT AGGGTGCCAAATCTTATCGGAGGAAGCTTTGTAGATTCACATTCATCTGATTCCATTGATGTCATAAACCCG GCAACACAAGAAGTGGTTTCGCAAGTACCTCTAACAACAAAGGATGAGTTCAAGTCTGCTGTTTTTGCAGCCAAACAAGCATTTCCATCATGGAGGAACACCCCAATCACAACTAGACAGCGCGCAATGTTAAAGTTCCAAGATCTTATTCGTAAGAACATG GATAAGCTTGCTTTGAACATTACCACAGAACAAGGGAAAACATTGAAGGATGCTCAAGGTGACGTGTTCCGCGGTCTAG AGGTGGTGGAACATGTGTGTGGAATGGCCACTCTCCAGATGGGAGAGTATGTTTCCAACGTGTCAAATGGAATAGATACCTACAGCATTAGAGAACCAATTGGTGTTTGTGCTGGGATTTGCCCCTTCAACTTCCCAGCAATGATTCCCTTATGG ATGTTTCCGGTTGCAGTGACGTGTGGAAATACTTTTGTTCTTAAGCCATCTGAAAAAGATCCAG GGGCTTCTATGATCCTTGCAGAGTTGGCTATGGAGGCTGGTTTGCCCGATGGTGTCCTCAACATTGTTCATGGCACCAAT GACACGGTTAATGCTATATGTGATGACGAAGATATTAGGGCCATATCATTTGTTGGTTCAAACACG GCTGGCATGCATATTTATGCGAGAGCTTCGGCTAGTGGAAAACGCGTTCAG TCCAACATGGGAGCAAAGAACCATGGAATTGTGATGCCTGATGCAAACTTGGATGCAACTTTAAATGCTTTAGTTGCAGCTGGTTTTGGTGCCGCGGGACAAAGGTGCATGGCTCTTAGCACAGTGGTGTTTGTTGGGGGATCAAAATTATG GGAAGAAAAGCTAGTGGAGCGTGCCAAAGCCCTTAAGGTGAATACTGGAACAGATCCAGAGGCAGACCTCGGTCCAGTCATTAGTAAGCAG GCGAAGGACAGAGTATGCAACTTGGTCCAAAGCGGGGTTGAGAATGGGGCCAGATTATTGCTTGATGGAAGAACTATTAAG GTTCCAGGATATGAACAAGGAAATTTCATTGGGCCCACCATCTTGGCTGATGTCACTGCTGATATGGAATGTTACAAG GAGGAGATATTTGGCCCTGTTCTCATTTGCATGCAG GCTGACAATATAGAAGAAGCTATAAAGATTGTCAACAAAAACAA ATATGGGAATGGTGCAGCTATTTTTACATCGTCTGGATTTGCTGCAAGGAAATTTCAAACTGAGATAGAGGCGGGCCAG GTTGGTATCAATGTTCCCATTCCTGTTCCTCTGCCTTTCTTCTCCTTCACTGGCTCCAAGGCATCTTTTGCGGGGGATCTCAATTTCTACG GTAAGGCTGGAGTACAGTTTTACACACAGATCAAAACTGTGACTCAGCAATGGAAGGATTTACCAAGTGGTGCTGGAGTTTCTCTTGCCATGCCAACTTCCCAAAAGTCGTGA